The following is a genomic window from Solanum stenotomum isolate F172 chromosome 4, ASM1918654v1, whole genome shotgun sequence.
ccaattatttttttttaaaaaaagaacagcCCCAAACAATAGAATCTCACTAGCTCGACTACCTAAACTTTCACCTTATTGGTCTGGATTCAATTCCCCACCTCGTAATTTCCCCTTTCCctaccccaattttttttttaaaaaaagaacagcCCCAAACAATAGAATCTCACTAACTTGACTACCTCAACTTTCACCTTATTGGTCAGGATTCGATTCTCCACCTCGTAATTTTCccccaaattgaaaaaaaagaaagagaccCAAATATTCACATAACaaatacatattactactactactacctGAAGCAGGGACATTGATCTTTCGATTTCCATCATCAAAATCACATCTGGGTTTGGTGGAAAACCCAGAAATATTTGTGGGTTTTGATTGAAATCCCTAAATTGGGTAATATTAGAGTTTGCCAACCCAATTTGTGTTGTGGGTCGGCATGATAAAGGATGATTAACAGCTCCAATAAGATCAATAATGAATTgggtttcaaaattattaaattccATGCACAAATTGAAGAATCAAAGAGAATCCTGAGAATTCTAAAGGGATTCTCAAGAATCTAGAAAGTTACAATGAAAGGATCTCCAACTATTCAGGAACTAACCAACTATAATGACGGGTAATAACGACTTGTTTGGTTTacgtattattttttttttggttcggAGCCGACTAAATCCGAATTCACACCCACAAGCAGTGGCGGGGCCACCCTATTATGatccgaacccccttcggcggaaaattatatgatttatacatggttaaaataattttttaaatatatatagtagatgtcgaacccccttcggctatttcgtgtgtctatttttttttagatgttgaatccctttattgaaaattctggctccgtCACTACCCACAAGTTTTATATTGGGGGCAAGTGCTCCCTAACAAAAGTCGGAAGTCCCACATTTGGGTAAAatgctccctaacaaaggcgattCCGTACTTAGAGAAACACGAACACGAAAACTCTATTATGTTATTAGCTATTTGTGTttggttttcatttttttttagtaaataagcATGCATGCATGCATAAAGGAGTATATAATAGCATTTtgatatacattttattttatgaggATATAAGGTAACATAAAATTGGACGAttggtaaaatattttataatcatGATTAATTAAGTTGGTATAATAAGTGGTATTTCATAAGGTAGATCAAAGATCGATGTATCGAATTTGTTTATTGTATGATTTTTGAGTTATTGCACTTTCGTGAATTTGCTTGGTGGGAAATTgattagtattaaatatatacttttaacGGCAAATATATGTGAAGTTGTCACTAATACTTACTTTTAACGGCAGATTCCTAGTGGCGACTAATATTTCTCATGTGttaatatatgtttgatttttCTGAATTAAATTGAAGACTCCGTTTAACGTaagattttctcttttttttttcgtgtatattagtCAATTAATACTTTGAAATATTACTGGCAGACTTCGTTTCACTccaaattttatgaaatcatTTGTAATGACCAAGTGAACAATATCTAGAATCATGTCACTTTTTTTAGCATTTAGAGGTCacgaaataaaattttagaattttctaTGTTATCCATAATTCTTTTAGGGAATATGACTGGCCAACTTTGTTTGTCCACAAATTTGTTTACCATGCtgctatattttttaaaaactaattgcttcaattaatatttagacattattttcaatttttggtaGTAAAAAATTATCCCTAAACTAAAACTCTATCATTGTACTCTTAATATAACAACAACATAGTCAATGAAATCTCGTAAATGAGGTTTGAAAAGATAGAATATACGCAAACTTTACCACTAACTCGTGGAGGCAGAGAACAACAAGTGATGGTGAGTCAAATTATAAGGAACAGAGGACttcaacaatacaatacaataactTTAACCACTTTCAAACTAGCTTGAAAGAATATCTCAAACATTTGAATTGGATTAAATCAAGTCAAAACCAACAGCCTATGATGAACTGAGGTTCCACAAGATATACACAGTATGACAAAAGATCAATACAATGACTGCTCAAAGAGACGAGAGTTCGACTAGTGATAGTGTTATGTGCAACAGTTGAATAGAAAGATGTACACGAGCCTCGGATCAATGGCAGGAAAAGAGAGTGCTTGTAAAGGCGTGGTGCTACGAACCATAAAGGCAAGGTTGAGCTGTCCCTTACAGAGTACATCACCTTCCATACTCGGCTGTTTCTttgataaatcaaaatcaaaatctgCTTATGTGTGTAGCAAAGTAACAATAGCTGTCAATTTGACTTATTGGGAAATGCTCGGTGCCATCTCTCTAATGCATCGAAGACTCACTTTGTCCGTCATTTGCCTTTCTCCACAATAAGTCGGCATATAACTGATTGCATCCCAGCCAAAACCACCTTTGAGGTTCCACACGACATATGCAGTATGGCAGAATATCAAGACAATGACCTCTCAAGGTGACAGGAGTTGAGACTAATGATAGCATTATGTATAACAGTTGAATAGAAAGATGTATGTGAGCCTCCGATCAATAGCAGGAAAAGAGAGTGCTTGTAAAGGCGTGTGCTACGAACCATAAACGCAAGGTTTAGCTGTCCTTTACAGAGTACATCGTCTTCCATACTCGGCTGTTTATTTGATACTAAAACCTGCTTATGTACAAGGTAAACAAAGTTGTCATTTTGACCTATTTGGAAGATGCCCGGTGCCACCCCTCTAATGCATTGAAGACTTACTTTGTCAGCCATTTGTCATGCTCCCCGATAAGTGAACATATAACTGACAATATCCTAGCCAAAACCATCTTTGAGGTTCCACACAGCATGCACAAAATGACTAACGACGAAGATGATGACCACTATAAGAGATAGGAATTAAGATTAACGATAGCATTATGTACACAAGTTGAATAGAAAGATGTACACGACCCTCGGATCAATGGCATGAAAAGAGAGTGCTTCTAAAGGCATGTGCTGAAAACCATAAAGGCAAGGTTGAGCTGTCCTTTACCGAGAACATCTCCTTCCACACACGGCTGTTTCGTTGATATACCAAAACCTGCTTATGTGTAGCAAGGTAAACATAGTTGTCATTTTGACTTATTGGGAAAATGCCCGGTACCATCCCTCTAATGCATCGAAGGCTAACTTTGTCAACCATTCGCCATTCTTCCTTCTCGTAATCCTCCATTACCCAAATAACCATCCAAGCCTCATATATCTGAATAACAGACAATCTCCCATCCAATTCCAACAAATAAACACGACTCCTAACTCCACAACTAATTTCATGAGGCAACTGAATTTTCCTCCAAACATCAGTACCCAAatcaagaacaagcatacacgAACAACTATCCGTCAACCAATGCAATCCACCATTAATAAACACAACTTGATTCTTATTCATATGTGTGAACTGATCGTCCTGCAACGACACAAACTTCCTCCATTTGTTCAACTCTGAATCATAAACCATACATATAAACGTCCTCTCAGGACGATGACCAAATGACCTATGATAACCAGCTAAAACCACATTATACTTTTGTTTCATCAAatcacaacccaaaccaacaaGACTAGCTTCACCATCAGGATGAAACCTTGTAATAGGTCTTTCCCTACTTCTAGGAAGCAATTTATATTCTCTAGTCAATGGATTACAAACATAATAAACACCCTTATCAGGTATACTAGACAAACATAACAAACCATTACAACAAGCTCTAACTTTAACCCTATCTTTTACAAAATCCAATGAAAATTCAGAAACCCCTTTTAAATTATCAATACAAATCAAACTAGATCTTGATTCTGATGAAGGTTCACTAACCTGAACAAGCACCATAGGATTCTTAACTGACAGTTCATTATAAAGATTTGTGAAATATTTATCAGATATCAATTTATACCAAACTTTACACACAACTTTTGTCTTAAAAACTGATTTAACAGGCAATCTAGCAAGAATCTGAAGAATTACCTCATCTGGGAAAACCCCATATGGTGAATTCATCTCAAATTTGTTTTGGGGtcaaaaaatgagatttttttttacagaaatGGAGGAAAGACTCAACCTTTTTCACATTTTTGAGATCTTTTTGCAATTTGATGAAGATGGGGTTGTTGAATTAGcttgaaaattgaagaaaaacatGGATAATttgtgaaattgaagaaaaaaatgaaggaaaaatggCTACCGATTTCTAAAAATTGGttaattcttgattttgtttttcaGAATAGATGGGCCTTAAAAGGCTTTTTTATAGTATAGTTTCCTTTTTGGGCTGATGATATATAACACTTTGCTtgatatacataaatataacttattttCTGTCATCATTTAgattttgtttctatttttaaaatttgcgTAAGTATTATAGCCCTCGAGGAATTACTCTTTTGGATGACGTTAGATTCATGTCTAATGTTTGTTCATAGGTTTCTCAACTTTACAGACAAGACATTAGATTATCGTCTAATATTGACAATAGCTTACAAAATTTTAAACCGTGTTATCTTGACATTTCTTTGCTTATGAGGCAAGACTGAAAAGAAGGTTTCGCAAATGAATCGTGTGGCACAGTGAAAGATTTTTtgctatttaatatttttttataacttttttttagtttatttggaAATGATCTTGAGACCATGATGTAAAAGATTTATAAGTTTCTTACAAAGGCTGATGAATTTTGATAGTGATTTGCCAAGTCTGAgcttcatattattattatttttccaaataaaGATAATAATGTTTAAAAATAATCCACTTGTTATTGATTGAAATataaactaacaaataattaaataaataatcatgaagatgatgtttttttatttatttactaaaaTTGATCTTGACTTCCATTTGAATAGGtattcttgaagaacattggcCAAGTCTTATAATAGTTAAAAATATGAATCACttgcttatatttatttaaattattcattggaacttgtaaaatattttagagatggacataaattgattttttttctactttagtGATCTAATCATTTTAGAACATTCAACATGGTTTCTTCATTACTGTATTTGCTTTGTGATATACTTAGTTGAGTCCAAGATCTATCAGAAATAGTTTATCTGCCTTCACAAGGTAGGAATAAAGTTGCATACAGTCCACCTCCTCAGATTCCACTTATAGaattacactgaatatgttaattaaattattaatatgtgTAATAGGAATCAAATAATTGTTTGAAAAGAAAGTGAAATCTCAATAGGAAGTAAATAGttcaagaaaacaaattaaCATAGAACAAGAAGGGTACGTTATGGTGGAGTTGCAAGTACTCATTCATTTTGTCTTCAAGTTCGAGCATTTATGGCGCGAATCCAGATTTAGTCGGGGCACAATACAGGTACCATACACCAAATGGAAAaccaaaatgataaattaactCAATGGCACTTGAAGAAATGAAGAGAACCACCTTGAAATTCATTAAAATAGAGTACAAAAAGGTACAATTTTGCAAGTGCATTTGACATTTTCTTGCTTATTTATGGTCTCTCAACTCTTGATTCTTGTTGTAGTATAATCAAGAAGTAAGTATAATGCATGAATCATCGACGATATGTTTATCGTAGAGATTTTATTATGGGATACAATCGACGTTTATCTATGAGATGGAAGTTCTTCACCAGTTAAGAAAGAATGGATGAGGGCTAGACCTTCACTTGGCTTGTATAGAGGTACTAGATGACCGGCTCCTCTTACTGTCACGAATGTCAGCCCTTCGTATTCTACTACCCGTCCTGCTACCTGCATTTACATACATCAACGTAGATCTCGGTTactatacacacacacacacacagtGTGATAATGCTACACTAACATTGCACTTCTACTATGTTGTAACATGTAATCTATCTTATTTTTCAGGTTGCGTTCCAACAATCAACAATGCTTAGCTAGTTATATTTGTCTAGGGAGATGGTGTGTACGCAAACTTACCTCTACCTAATaagggtagagaggttgtttcagATAGACCATCGGCTAAAGTAAATCATAACAAAACAAGAACGAAAAGAGAATACAGTAAAAGAAATGTTTTGTTCTCCATTGCTTTGTTTAACTGGTTTACTTATAAAGCATTGTTGACTCATCGAACAATGATTTCATTGAGACGATTATCTTCAGAATCAGGATAAGTTAACTAGATACGTTAATAAAGTTCGACTACATTTTCTAGTTCTCGAAGGGGGAAGTGAGAGTAAGGGACTGGGAGAGAGACGAAAAATGGAGTTAACATTTTCATGTTAAAGCACAGTTTTCTATTTGATTgcaatttaatttttctaagtcAAAAACTACAAGAAGAACTAACCTGCTTATTGAGAAACCAAGAATGCCATGGGGATTTCAGAGTCAGATTAAGAGCTTCAACACAGTCTCTCGTCCCAATTACTGGCACTCGTCCATCTACATCGCcactttttgatgaaaaaaaaaagaatgaatgaGCCACTGAAGGTCAGCTTATATAAAAATGAGTACTAAAGCAGATCATCAAGATGCATTCAAGGGATCACAAGGCATTA
Proteins encoded in this region:
- the LOC125862986 gene encoding F-box protein At5g49610-like gives rise to the protein MNSPYGVFPDEVILQILARLPVKSVFKTKVVCKVWYKLISDKYFTNLYNELSVKNPMVLVQVSEPSSESRSSLICIDNLKGVSEFSLDFVKDRVKVRACCNGLLCLSSIPDKGVYYVCNPLTREYKLLPRSRERPITRFHPDGEASLVGLGCDLMKQKYNVVLAGYHRSFGHRPERTFICMVYDSELNKWRKFVSLQDDQFTHMNKNQVVFINGGLHWLTDSCSCMLVLDLGTDVWRKIQLPHEISCGVRSRVYLLELDGRLSVIQIYEAWMVIWVMEDYEKEEWRMVDKVSLRCIRGMVPGIFPISQNDNYVYLATHKQVLVYQRNSRVWKEMFSVKDSSTLPLWFSAHAFRSTLFSCH